The Huiozyma naganishii CBS 8797 chromosome 6, complete genome genome includes a window with the following:
- the ZIP1 gene encoding Zip1p (similar to Saccharomyces cerevisiae ZIP1 (YDR285W); ancestral locus Anc_5.296) → MSNFFRDTSLGFKPRPNIFSKLRVKEPSSEQVANFNQEGTITDDENDSSMMSFMNNHNTMEHTTLLEMNTPADKNRHATESTPKKPANDLSDDFEITEVRKIEESTESKAEPASEPKLQQASNPYPHGQSHEASSNDVLLEAFTNTQRICSNLKQELQAKHNENVKLKGSLQNYQTDIKKLQDKFEQYHRLLSSLQEKATSLQQVKNTENSKLRDLTADYDTFKGKITEYKGEISSLHTKFNELQTAKRDCDTELLKRTKEIEYLQRELDDYSGQLSEEKIKNGNIFNSLHQFKSEFKTFLLDTIGDKPKEFMDTLLSLESRVQDTIDKQLSTQLRVNKDDTQKCITDMVHIFDEKYDQVKIPFLSNPVPVERIATNTFYEYTFSPLQSLQKRTLQNIREIKDHVGNAIEDSSIKSATSIINSIDAAKKETTEQLLNHGSEFQQSSAVLLEKLATVSSYLENAAPKRDEKTQGLILELSSAIEGYQTKLTFSKEYEETIKGLEAHISSLEQQITENMSALGSKDAQYEETIKQMEEQKIELSQLRTQETGKMEENVQLIKELEQCKAENKRITESLKIERANFDNKLISQNGINSVLVSENDTLKQRVLELEDYRQNVQRDQTNRLDKFQKINEQLQKLNVESVQLKARGLELEEENRNLRKDLENSTSKEDDNAQEVQSLRNQMLNVNAEKQEVLLAKYKLEDDCERLRSNIEKMRHKINTLQEEQKRKVSDPETKENVNIAVSQQCPKSNQFTGRVKKTALSLTSKRSGSMKAGHGKLDTSNSIDPFIHHPDKPTSQYQDDNQDDEFDLPSSSNDDLELTNPSPIYIKPANNKFKSLGSIKQPSIATRKKLLLVDEYTPKKEDAQRKRKRKRV, encoded by the coding sequence ATGTCGAACTTTTTTAGGGATACGTCCTTAGGGTTCAAACCCAGGCCCAACATCTTCTCCAAACTGAGGGTGAAGGAGCCATCGTCTGAGCAGGTCGCCAATTTCAACCAGGAGGGGACTATTACAGATGACGAAAATGACTCGTCGATGATGAGTTTCATGAACAACCACAACACTATGGAGCACACTACGTTGTTGGAAATGAATACCCCTGCTGACAAAAATCGACATGCTACAGAAAGTACCCCGAAGAAACCGGCTAATGATCTCAGCGATGATTTTGAGATAACCGAAGTTCGGAAGATAGAGGAGTCCACAGAGAGTAAAGCAGAGCCAGCTTCAGAGCCAAAACTGCAACAGGCATCTAACCCCTACCCTCACGGCCAATCTCATGAGGCATCATCTAACGATGTTCTTTTGGAGGCCTTCACGAACACGCAAAGAATATGTTCCAATTTAAAACAAGAACTGCAAGCGAAGCATAATGAAAACGTTAAATTGAAGGGCAGCTTGCAAAATTATCAGACGGATATAAAAAAACTGCAAGATAAATTTGAGCAGTACCACAGATTGCTATCTTCTTTACAAGAAAAGGCGACTTCTTTACAACAGGTCAAAAATACTGAAAACTCCAAGCTACGAGACTTGACGGCGGATTACGATACCTTTAAAGGTAAAATTACCGAATATAAAGGGGAGATTAGTAGTTTACATACAAAGTTCAATGAATTACAAACGGCCAAGAGAGATTGCGACACGGAattgttgaagaggacCAAAGAAATAGAGTACCTACAGAGGGAGTTGGATGATTATTCAGGCCAACTAAGCGaggaaaagatcaagaacgGTAATATATTCAACTCATTGCACCAATTCAAATCAGAGTTCAAAACGTTTTTGTTGGATACTATTGGTGATAAACCAAAGGAATTTATGGATACTTTACTCTCCCTCGAATCAAGAGTTCAAGACACGATAGACAAGCAGTTATCGACACAATTACGGGTAAACAAAGATGACACACAGAAATGTATCACCGATATGGTACATATCTTTGACGAAAAGTACGACCAAGTCAAAATACCCTTTTTATCGAACCCAGTTCCTGTTGAACGTATCGCGACTAACACATTTTATGAATATACATTCTCCCCATTACAATCCTTACAAAAAAGAACTTTGCAAAATATAAGAGAAATTAAGGATCATGTTGGCAACGCAATTGAAGATAGCTCTATCAAAAGCGCAACCTCTATCATAAACAGCATCGATGCAGCAAAGAAGGAAACCACCGAGCAGCTCTTAAATCATGGATCAGAGTTTCAACAGAGTTCTGCTGTCTTATTGGAAAAGCTGGCCACAGTTTCCAGTTATCTAGAAAATGCTGCTCCCAAGCGAGACGAAAAGACGCAAGGTCTGATTTTGGAATTGTCAAGCGCAATTGAGGGGTATCAAACCAAGCTGACGTTTTCTAAAGAGTATGAAGAGACCATCAAGGGATTGGAAGCACATATCAGTTCCTTGGAACAGCAGATAACCGAAAATATGTCTGCTCTGGGCAGTAAGGATGCGCAGTATGAGGAGACCATCAAACAAATGGAAGAGCAAAAGATTGAACTTTCTCAGCTGCGTACCCAAGAGACTGGCAAGATGGAGGAAAACGTgcaattgatcaaagaGCTGGAACAGTGCAAGGCAGAAAATAAAAGGATTACGGAAAGCTTGAAGATTGAGCGTGCCAATTTTGATAATAAATTGATATCGCAGAATGGTATCAATAGTGTGCTAGTATCTGAAAATGACACACTTAAACAAAGAGTACTTGAACTGGAAGACTACAGACAGAATGTTCAAAGGGACCAAACAAACAGACTGgacaaatttcaaaaaatcaatgaaCAGTTGCAAAAGTTGAACGTGGAGTCGGTGCAACTGAAGGCCAGAGGATTAGAActggaggaggagaacagaaatttgaggaaagatttggaaaatagcacatcaaaagaagatgacAATGCTCAGGAAGTACAATCGCTACGGAATCAGATGTTGAACGTAAATGCTGAGAAACAGGAGGTTTTGCTTGCAAAATACAAATTGGAGGACGACTGTGAGCGACTCCGGTCCAACATTGAGAAAATGAGACACAAAATCAACACATTGCAAGAGGAGCAGAAAAGGAAAGTGTCCGACCCggaaacaaaagaaaacgTAAACATCGCGGTTTCACAACAATGTCCAAAGTCTAATCAGTTTACTGGAAGGGTAAAAAAGACCGCTCTCTCTTTAACGTCAAAACGTAGTGGCAGCATGAAAGCAGGACATGGGAAATTGGATACGTCAAACTCGATTGATCCATTCATTCATCATCCAGACAAACCCACCTCTCAATATCAGGACGACAATCAGGACGACGAGTTTGACTTACCGTCCTCCTCTAATGACGATTTGGAACTGACAAACCCGTCCCCGATCTACATCAAGCCTGCCAACAATAAATTCAAATCATTAGGCAGCATAAAACAACCATCAATTGCCACCAGAAAGAAACTACTGCTTGTGGACGAATATACCCCCAAAAAGGAAGACGCCcaaaggaagaggaaacgCAAGAGAGTATAA
- the DPP1 gene encoding bifunctional diacylglycerol diphosphate phosphatase/phosphatidate phosphatase (similar to Saccharomyces cerevisiae DPP1 (YDR284C); ancestral locus Anc_5.297): protein MTVDRFSLGGSTNSVAYRVPKWRVPDLILLVVVLLVNLPVYFLPPFERQFYVNDLTISHPYALHQRVDDTMLFFYSLVLPCGVICAVWSLLCDRRHRWYVLYVSLLGLFLSIFTTSLLTNFLKNWFGRLRPDFIDRCQPRPNLPINVLLHASEACTNDNKDVLLEGFRTTPSGHASESFAGLGYLYLWLCGQLLTEHAQVGLWRKFVAAIPLLGASLIALSRTQDYRHHFVDILIGSIIGYISAYVFYRKNFPPIANQVPFKPLLDDSDVTFDIAPNGSIYNGNNTNYRPVRAQPVDEEMGHIDTTNTTL from the coding sequence ATGACTGTTGATAGATTTTCCCTAGGTGGGAGCACGAACAGCGTTGCTTACAGGGTACCCAAGTGGAGGGTGCCGGACTTGATCCTGCTGGTCGTTGTCCTGCTAGTAAACCTACCAGTTTACTTTTTGCCTCCCTTTGAACGGCAGTTCTACGTCAATGATCTGACTATAAGCCACCCCTACGCACTACATCAACGTGTTGATGACACTATGCTTTTTTTCTACTCTTTGGTGCTTCCCTGCGGTGTGATTTGTGCGGTTTGGTCCCTGCTCTGCGACAGAAGACACAGGTGGTACGTGCTGTATGTATCGCTGCTAGGTTTGTTTCTGTCCATCTTCACTACATCGCTTCTTACCAACTTCTTAAAAAACTGGTTTGGTAGACTGAGGCCCGACTTCATCGACCGTTGCCAGCCGAGACCAAACCTTCCCATAAACGTGCTGTTGCACGCCTCTGAGGCCTGTACCAACGATAACAAGGATGTCCTCTTGGAGGGATTCAGAACCACACCCTCAGGGCACGCCAGCGAGAGTTTTGCCGGACTTGGCTATTTGTATCTGTGGCTCTGCGGTCAATTGCTCACTGAGCATGCCCAAGTGGGCCTTTGGAGAAAATTCGTTGCCGCAATACCCTTATTGGGGGCCTCTCTGATTGCTTTGTCAAGGACTCAGGATTATAGACACCATTTTGTCGATATTCTCATCGGATCGATCATCGGGTACATTTCTGCCTACGTTTTCTACAGAAAGAACTTTCCACCAATAGCCAACCAAGTTCCATTCAAACCTCTACTGGACGACTCGGATGTCACATTCGATATCGCCCCTAACGGGTCGATCTACAACGGCAACAACACAAATTACCGTCCCGTAAGAGCGCAACCGGTCGACGAAGAGATGGGCCACATAGATACTACAAACACTACCCTTTAG
- the KNAG0F03340 gene encoding NADPH--cytochrome P450 reductase (similar to Saccharomyces cerevisiae NCP1 (YHR042W); ancestral locus Anc_5.292), translating to MNTTDLLAIGAVFLAVAFYYNFEFLKELLVSDDGAISAGAGGSRDIAEVVMQNDKNYLVLFGSQTGTAEDYAKKFSKELINKFGLKVICVDVENYDFDNLNQLPENVMVSVFLSTYGEGDFPDGALNFEEYLNEQDAGSLENIKYTIFGLGNTTYEFFNSAAKKAMKALDNAGARLVGPLGEGDDGKGTTDEDFLSWKETVLNELKSVLQLSESENKFKPSFKYVELEEVTEEVSLGEPTRDYMPASRNSAKNVNGPFTVSHPYIAPITESHELFRSNDRNCIHSEFDISNCKVTYKTGDHLAIWPSNANEKVEQFLSTFKLNGSETFDLQPLDSTTKQPFPCPTTIESVVRHYLEITGPLSRQSFGLLTEFAPMEIKEYVKKLSEDKDAFAEEITSKNYNLADALLHLSDNKPWANVPWGFLLETIPHLQPRYYSISSSSNMDPTSIHVTSIVENTPNSITGSPTLGVTTNLIRNISVAMNNGNDKVLPVQYDLNGPRNLFQNFKLPVYVRSSNFKLPSDPSVPIIMIGPGTGVAPFRGFVRDRVHMVQQQGKPENLGKMMLFYGCRDHNDHLYANEWPEYCSTLEDKLEVHVAYSRVDAQKVYVQDKIRECESELVSMLNAGANIYVCGDASRMAKDVQKAIATMIAKDKNISESEAGAVVKAMKVSAKYQEDVW from the coding sequence ATGAATACTACAGATTTGCTTGCAATTGGCGCGGTCTTCCTCGCCGTTGCTTTTTACTACAATTTTGAGTTCCTGAAGGAGCTGTTGGTATCCGATGACGGGGCTATCAGCGCCGGTGCTGGTGGGTCGCGTGATATCGCAGAAGTTGTGATGCAGAATGATAAGAACTATTTGGTGTTGTTTGGGTCCCAGACTGGTACTGCCGAGGACTACGCCAAgaagttttccaaagaattgatcaaTAAGTTCGGGCTTAAAGTTATATGTGTTGACGTTGAAAACTATGACTTCGACAACTTGAATCAGCTGCCCGAAAACGTTATGGTTTCCGTGTTTCTGTCCACTTACGGGGAGGGGGATTTCCCAGATGGTGCTCTGAATTTCGAGGAATACTTGAACGAGCAGGACGCAGGATCCCTTGAGAACATCAAATACACTATATTTGGGCTTGGGAACACAACGTACGAGTTTTTCAACAGTGCAGCAAAGAAGGCCATGAAGGCTCTGGACAACGCCGGTGCTCGTCTTGTGGGACCCCTCGGTGAAGGTGACGATGGGAAGGGTACCACTGACGAGGATTTCTTATCCTGGAAGGAAACTGTTCTCAACGAATTGAAGTCCGTGTTGCAACTATCCGAATCCGAAAACAAGTTCAAACCTTCGTTTAAGTACGTGGAACTGGAAGAGGTCACAGAAGAGGTCTCATTGGGTGAACCAACACGCGATTACATGCCTGCGTCTCGCAACTCTGCGAAGAACGTCAACGGTCCCTTCACCGTGTCGCACCCTTACATTGCTCCTATTACAGAATCCCACGAATTGTTCAGATCAAATGACCGTAACTGTATTCACTCTGAGTTCGACATTTCAAACTGCAAAGTTACCTACAAGACTGGTGACCATCTCGCTATCTGGCCATCAAATGCAAATGAGAAAGTGGAACAATTTTTGTCCACTTTCAAGCTAAACGGTAGCGAGACTTTCGACCTACAACCATTGGACTCCACCACGAAACAACCATTCCCTTGCCCAACGACCATTGAATCAGTGGTTAGACACTACTTGGAGATCACAGGCCCCTTGTCGAGACAAAGTTTCGGTCTGCTCACTGAATTCGCCCCAATGGAGATTAAAGAATACGTCAAGAAACTGTCCGAGGACAAGGACGCCTTCGCGGAAGAAATTACCTCCAAAAACTACAACTTGGCCGATGCCCTGTTGCACCTATCGGATAACAAACCTTGGGCAAATGTCCCATGGGGGTTCCTATTGGAGACGATTCCTCACCTGCAACCACGTTACTACTCCATTTCATCCTCCTCAAACATGGACCCTACTTCCATCCACGTGACGTCGATTGTCGAGAACACGCCGAACAGCATCACTGGGTCGCCAACGCTTGGTGTCACCACCAATCTGATTAGAAACATTTCCGTGGCAATGAACAATGGGAACGACAAAGTGTTGCCCGTCCAGTACGACTTGAACGGCCCACGTAACCTattccaaaacttcaaactCCCCGTCTACGTCAGATCTTCGAACTTCAAGCTGCCAAGTGACCCATCTGTGCCCATCATCATGATTGGTCCAGGGACCGGTGTGGCCCCATTCCGTGGGTTTGTCAGAGACCGTGTCCATATGGTTCAACAGCAGGGGAAGCCAGAGAACCTGGGGAAGATGATGCTCTTCTACGGTTGCAGAGACCACAACGATCACTTGTATGCGAACGAATGGCCCGAATACTGTTCCACTCTAGAGGACAAGTTGGAGGTCCACGTTGCGTACTCTAGAGTTGATGCACAAAAAGTGTACGTTCAAGACAAGATCAGAGAATGCGAGAGTGAGTTGGTCAGCATGTTGAACGCTGGCGCCAACATCTACGTCTGCGGTGACGCCTCGAGAATGGCCAAGGACGTCCAGAAGGCGATCGCAACCATGATTGCAAAGGACAAAAACATCAGTGAAAGCGAGGCGGGTGCTGTGGTGAAGGCCATGAAGGTCTCTGCGAAGTACCAAGAAGATGTCTGGTAA
- the NSE3 gene encoding Smc5-Smc6 complex subunit NSE3 (similar to Saccharomyces cerevisiae NSE3 (YDR288W); ancestral locus Anc_5.293), translated as MSDEEFSSDSGNDKIALTARKVVRFLLSNAEASNGIVTKSRLQVVVRTVSEQLNNDRKIPMRVIIEHVNGILWDVYGFRLLGIPPRGESSTAQPALADPSKADHFLLVNKLPWRKHFDEFKLSQVSSTYDKLIVDGEYVGGEMSLSDATAAGTKLGVDEDLVCKGLTAVALSIILFSRNNIVQRELLHHLSEFGIPIDGTRIPILEWSIDEFLRWLERREYVVRAQDKTDLEGSSTLYRTGRRTQTEFPLPSLVQLVRETMALTPEQAATLEDDIRQSVADAYGPVPTEQD; from the coding sequence ATGAGTGACGAAGAGTTCAGTTCCGATTCAGGCAACGACAAAATCGCCTTAACGGCTCGTAAAGTGGTGCGTTTCCTTCTGTCGAACGCCGAGGCGTCGAACGGCATCGTCACGAAAAGCAGGCTGCAAGTGGTCGTACGGACTGTTTCCGAgcaattgaacaacgacCGGAAGATACCGATGAGGGTGATCATTGAGCATGTGAACGGGATCCTGTGGGATGTTTACGGGTTCCGTTTACTGGGGATCCCGCCAAGAGGCGAGAGCAGTACCGCGCAGCCCGCGTTGGCCGATCCGAGCAAAGCGGACcacttcctcctcgttaACAAGCTACCCTGGCGCAAACATTTTGACGAGTTCAAGCTGTCGCAAGTGAGTTCCACGTACGATAAGTTAATCGTCGATGGGGAGTACGTCGGCGGGGAAATGTCTCTGTCAGATGCAACTGCCGCAGGCACAAAACTGGGTGTTGACGAGGATCTCGTTTGCAAGGGGCTTACCGCCGTGGCGCTCTCGATCATCTTATTCTCCAGAAACAACATCGTACAACGAGAACTACTGCACCACTTGAGTGAGTTCGGCATCCCGATAGACGGCACACGGATCCCCATTCTCGAGTGGTCGATCGACGAGTTCCTAAGATGGCTCGAGCGCCGTGAGTACGTGGTGCGCGCGCAAGACAAGACAGACCTCGAGGGGAGCAGCACGCTGTACCGCACGGGCCGCCGCACGCAGACGGAGTTCCCGCTGCCCAGCCTCGTCCAGCTCGTGCGCGAGACAATGGCGCTGACCCCAGAACAAGCGGCTACTTTGGAAGACGACATCCGCCAGAGCGTCGCGGACGCCTACGGTCCCGTGCCCACGGAACAAGACTGA
- the INM2 gene encoding inositol monophosphate 1-phosphatase INM2 (similar to Saccharomyces cerevisiae YDR287W; ancestral locus Anc_5.294), producing MTLAATDLKAIEDAIVKLLRDEVGPIIKSQTGTMLSQQYVDKANQVDLVTKYDKQIELAVKSKLSELYPTFHFVGEEEYVPGETKISIEPTFILDPIDGTTNFIHGFPFSCCSLGLSMDAKPLVGVVYNPHLEQMFHASKGNGAFLNDERINVTARPLTLQKSVLGLEGGAERSEGPPATNFDKKMNTYRNLLREDGGYVHGFRSMGSAAMNVCYTAIGLLDAYWEGGCYAWDVCAGWCILQESGGKMVGGNPGEWDIPIERRVYLAVRGGCQPQEQDAFIRALWAQVDAPLEYQY from the coding sequence ATGACACTAGCTGCTACAGATTTGAAGGCAATTGAAGATGCCATCGTTAAGCTACTGAGAGATGAAGTTGGGCCAATAATCAAATCACAAACTGGGACGATGCTTTCCCAACAGTACGTTGACAAAGCCAACCAGGTCGATCTTGTCACCAAGTATGACAAGCAGATTGAATTGGCCGTAAAGAGTAAGCTCTCTGAGCTGTATCCTACTTTCCATTTCGTTGGTGAGGAGGAATACGTTCCAGGGGAGACTAAGATCTCGATCGAGCCCACTTTCATCCTGGACCCGATCGACGGTACTACGAACTTCATCCACGGGTTCCCCTTCAGTTGTTGCTCTTTGGGGCTATCCATGGATGCGAAGCCATTAGTGGGGGTTGTATACAACCCGCACTTGGAACAGATGTTCCATGCCTCTAAGGGCAACGGTGCATTCTTGAACGACGAGCGCATCAACGTCACCGCGAGACCATTGACGTTGCAGAAATCTGTGTTAGGACTCGAAGGGGGTGCAGAGCGGTCCGAGGGCCCACCTGCGACCAACTTCGACAAGAAGATGAACACGTACAGAAACCTGCTGAGAGAGGATGGAGGGTACGTTCACGGGTTCAGATCCATGGGCAGTGCCGCCATGAACGTCTGCTACACTGCCATTGGGCTGCTGGACGCCTACTGGGAGGGCGGTTGCTACGCGTGGGACGTGTGTGCTGGGTGGTGTATTCTACAGGAGTCTGGTGGGAAGATGGTTGGCGGGAACCCTGGAGAGTGGGATATCCCCATCGAGAGAAGGGTATACCTTGCCGTTCGAGGCGGGTGTCAACCACAGGAGCAAGATGCTTTTATCAGGGCTCTTTGGGCACAGGTGGACGCACCTCTGGAGTACCAGTACTGA
- the KNAG0F03330 gene encoding uncharacterized protein: MAHQTGAPLYIYIIRIRYTFRASLVGVDLLLLAHVLLTAYRITCGSSTRQQPMFTRSQKLTHLGSPHVACMRGRVCTTRSREHGFLGIDGSLAYVATGLCVPHRCPNMEYFHACGQNSETQYACFGAQTVHLHLPICLHRLVIAPVCVMTFLKEHEGFGLPSLR; this comes from the coding sequence ATGGCACATCAAACCGGGGCACccttatatatatatattatacGTATACGATACACGTTCAGGGCATCCTTAGTCGGGGTCgacctgctgctgctcgcCCATGTGCTACTTACAGCGTACCGAATCACGTGCGGCAGTAGCACGAGGCAGCAACCGATGTTTACTCGAAGTCAAAAGTTGACTCATTTGGGCAGTCCACACGTGGCGTGCATGCGTGGACGCGTGTGTACAACACGGTCAAGGGAACATGGTTTCCTTGGCATAGACGGATCCCTAGCATATGTTGCCACGGGTCTGTGTGTTCCCCATCGCTGTCCTAATATGGAATACTTTCATGCATGCGGACAAAACAGTGAAACACAGTATGCTTGTTTTGGAGCACAAACAGTACACTTACACTTACCGATATGTCTCCACCGCTTGGTTATCGCTCCAGTTTGCGTGATGACTTTCCTTAAAGAGCACGAGGGGTTTGGATTACCATCATTGCGTTGA
- the MGP12 gene encoding Mgp12p (similar to Saccharomyces cerevisiae YDR286C; ancestral locus Anc_5.295), whose product MEVCITLFPTSADGLPFTLTFGSRSFLKPDCHLCENAMEVIDDVLQSKELVNEKIPMSVVNINKDQRWWKEYCFDIPVLHIEDTSTAPRKLTKIMHFFKEEELLEALQQFKD is encoded by the coding sequence ATGGAGGTCTGCATCACGCTATTTCCTACGTCAGCAGACGGCTTGCCCTTTACTCTGACGTTCGGCTCACGTTCTTTTCTAAAACCAGACTGCCACCTGTGCGAGAACGCTATGGAGGTCATCGATGACGTTCTCCAATCCAAAGAGCTGGTCAATGAAAAGATCCCAATGTCTGTCGTCAACATCAATAAGGACCAACGGTGGTGGAAGGAATACTGTTTCGATATCCCAGTACTGCATATAGAGGATACGAGCACGGCCCCAAGGAAACTCACCAAGATAATgcatttcttcaaagaagaagaactcttAGAGGCGCTACAGCAgttcaaagattga